In one Streptomyces sp. T12 genomic region, the following are encoded:
- a CDS encoding trypco2 family protein, giving the protein MADRQQADRTDGLGLADMITALRTELEDAQRRATAESLRFGITDVEVEATVQIMRNTAGRAGVQFWVVQAGGEHARGNATTHRIKLNLSLPTDTRIADAGDDAG; this is encoded by the coding sequence ATGGCAGACAGGCAGCAGGCGGACCGGACCGATGGGTTGGGTCTCGCGGACATGATCACCGCGCTGCGCACCGAACTCGAAGACGCTCAACGGCGCGCGACGGCGGAGAGCCTGCGTTTCGGGATCACCGATGTCGAGGTCGAGGCCACTGTCCAGATCATGCGGAACACCGCGGGCCGGGCGGGTGTGCAGTTCTGGGTGGTCCAGGCCGGCGGCGAGCACGCGCGCGGCAATGCCACGACTCACCGGATCAAGCTGAACTTGAGTCTGCCCACCGACACGCGCATCGCCGACGCGGGGGACGACGCAGGATGA
- a CDS encoding glycosyltransferase, whose translation MRILVVTVVHHPEDARILHREIAALRQRGHRVVYAAPFAAREVAPRPYVEGVDLPRAAGRDRRVALRAARALLAERGPTVDVVLLHDPELLLALPGTLRRWRREGRAPVTVWDVHEDTAAALVMKRWVPRPLRPPLRLAVRAAELLAERHLRLLLAEDAYQNRFHRPHPVVANLATVPPEPPEPPGDDRVVYLGHLSRARGALELIETARLLAPDVHVEVIGAADPEVRGALTEADRDGVLRWHGYLPNDRALDLLSGALAGLSLLHDQPNYRHSRPTKVVEYMAHGVPVITTPTPLAADLVERYGCGLVVPYEDPPSAAEAVRRLRADPETRSRAATRGWVAALSDLNWADRATEFAMCLEAWAKEASANPTPAVVAR comes from the coding sequence ATGCGGATACTCGTCGTCACTGTCGTCCATCACCCCGAGGACGCGCGGATCCTGCACCGCGAGATCGCCGCCCTGCGGCAGCGCGGCCACCGGGTGGTGTACGCCGCGCCGTTCGCGGCACGGGAGGTGGCACCGCGGCCGTACGTCGAGGGTGTGGATCTGCCCCGGGCCGCCGGACGGGACCGCCGGGTGGCGCTCCGCGCGGCCCGCGCGCTGCTGGCCGAGCGCGGACCGACGGTGGACGTGGTGCTGCTGCACGATCCTGAGCTGCTGCTGGCCCTGCCCGGCACCCTGCGCCGTTGGCGGCGCGAGGGACGGGCCCCCGTCACCGTGTGGGACGTGCACGAGGACACCGCGGCGGCGCTGGTGATGAAGCGCTGGGTGCCGAGGCCGCTACGGCCACCGCTCCGACTGGCCGTGCGGGCGGCCGAGCTGCTGGCGGAGCGGCATCTGCGGCTGCTGCTCGCCGAGGACGCCTACCAGAACCGCTTCCACCGCCCGCATCCCGTCGTGGCCAACCTCGCGACGGTGCCGCCCGAGCCGCCCGAGCCGCCGGGCGACGACCGGGTCGTCTACCTCGGGCACCTGTCGCGGGCCCGGGGTGCGCTGGAACTCATCGAGACGGCGCGGCTGCTGGCACCGGACGTCCACGTCGAGGTCATCGGCGCGGCGGACCCGGAAGTGCGAGGCGCGCTCACCGAGGCCGACCGGGACGGCGTGCTGCGCTGGCACGGGTACCTGCCCAACGACCGCGCCCTCGATCTGCTCTCCGGCGCCCTGGCCGGCCTCTCCCTCCTGCACGACCAGCCCAACTACCGCCATTCACGGCCCACCAAGGTCGTGGAGTACATGGCCCACGGCGTCCCCGTCATCACCACACCCACCCCGCTCGCGGCCGACCTGGTCGAGCGCTACGGCTGCGGTCTCGTCGTACCGTACGAGGATCCGCCCTCGGCGGCAGAGGCCGTACGGCGGCTGCGCGCCGATCCGGAGACGCGCAGCCGCGCGGCCACGCGGGGTTGGGTGGCAGCGCTCTCCGACCTCAACTGGGCCGACCGGGCGACCGAGTTCGCGATGTGCCTGGAGGCCTGGGCGAAGGAGGCGTCCGCGAACCCGACGCCCGCTGTCGTCGCCCGATGA
- a CDS encoding nucleotide sugar dehydrogenase translates to MQVDQTGPLGEESEPLGEAERPDHVDLAVIGLGYVGLPLAREAASVGLRVVGLDRDPRVVEALNTGHSHVDDVSDEDVLRMRAAGFGASTDAACLARAQTVVICVPTPLGKDGGPDLGAVTSATRTVAGRLRPGQLVVLESTTYPGTTEEVLRPLLEESGLRAGVDFALAFSPERIDPGNTAHGLRTTPKVVGGCTPSCAARAVAFYGKLVDTVVQAKGTREAEMAKLLENTYRHVNIALVNELAVISHELHVDLWDAIRCAGTKPFGFQAFRPSPGVGGHCIPIDPNYLSYKVRSSLGYEFRFVELAQEINRRMPEYVVRRAQDLLNTVGRPLHGSRVLLLGVTYKPDVADQRESPAVPVARLLREREAEISFHDPSVQLWSVDEVSVPRVDDVMAAVREHDLTILLQDHSAYDLPALGDAARLLFDTRGRIFRPGVEVL, encoded by the coding sequence ATGCAGGTGGACCAGACCGGACCGCTCGGGGAAGAGAGCGAACCGCTCGGGGAAGCAGAACGGCCCGATCACGTCGATCTGGCGGTGATCGGGCTCGGCTACGTCGGACTCCCGCTCGCGCGTGAGGCGGCGTCGGTCGGCCTGAGGGTCGTCGGCCTCGACCGCGATCCCCGGGTCGTGGAGGCGCTCAACACCGGGCACTCCCATGTCGACGACGTCTCCGACGAGGACGTCCTGCGGATGCGGGCGGCCGGGTTCGGCGCGTCCACGGACGCCGCCTGTCTGGCCCGCGCACAGACCGTCGTCATCTGTGTGCCGACCCCGCTCGGCAAGGACGGCGGGCCCGACCTCGGCGCGGTCACCTCGGCCACGCGGACGGTGGCGGGCCGGCTGCGGCCCGGACAGCTGGTGGTGCTGGAGTCGACCACCTATCCGGGAACCACCGAGGAGGTTCTGCGGCCGCTCCTGGAGGAGTCGGGGCTGCGGGCGGGCGTGGACTTCGCGCTGGCCTTCTCGCCCGAGCGCATCGACCCCGGCAACACCGCGCACGGGCTGCGCACCACGCCGAAGGTGGTCGGCGGCTGCACGCCGTCCTGCGCGGCGCGCGCCGTCGCCTTCTACGGCAAGCTCGTCGACACCGTCGTCCAGGCGAAGGGCACCCGCGAGGCCGAGATGGCCAAGCTGCTGGAGAACACCTACCGGCACGTCAACATCGCCCTGGTGAACGAACTGGCCGTCATCAGCCACGAGTTGCACGTCGACCTGTGGGACGCGATCCGCTGCGCCGGCACGAAGCCCTTCGGCTTCCAGGCGTTCCGGCCCAGTCCCGGCGTGGGTGGCCACTGCATCCCCATCGACCCCAACTACCTGTCGTACAAGGTGCGTTCGTCCCTCGGGTACGAGTTCCGGTTCGTCGAACTCGCCCAGGAGATCAACCGGCGGATGCCGGAGTACGTCGTACGTCGCGCCCAGGATCTCCTCAACACCGTGGGCCGGCCGCTGCACGGCTCCCGGGTACTGCTGCTCGGGGTCACCTACAAGCCGGACGTGGCCGACCAGCGGGAGTCGCCGGCGGTGCCGGTGGCGCGGCTGCTGCGGGAGCGGGAGGCCGAGATCTCCTTCCACGACCCGAGCGTGCAGCTGTGGTCCGTGGACGAGGTGAGCGTCCCGCGCGTCGACGACGTCATGGCGGCGGTGCGCGAGCACGACCTGACGATCCTGCTCCAGGACCACTCGGCCTACGACCTGCCGGCCCTCGGCGACGCGGCCCGGCTGCTGTTCGACACCCGGGGGCGGATCTTCCGGCCCGGGGTCGAGGTGCTGTAA
- a CDS encoding glycosyltransferase family 4 protein, producing MYSNIRYAPRALSLAASVALGELRQDPLRAALLAVRLLPGRVRRGLLPLERRLAAHARTAGPAATPSGARVPAPPGRRFHPVPGRVLHLVTNGLPFRHAGYTVRTQKLAEAQLAAGLEPHVVTRIGFPVTQGVLDARPSQHVGGVPQHRLLPLRLPYGQAAALARNAELAAGLVERLRPAVLHAASDHGNGRVALALRETFGLPVVYEVRGFLEETWLTQAPGRGRDDETYRARRALETFCMREADVVLTLGEAMKAEIVGRGVPEERVLIAPNAVDDDFLGPLPEGAPVRARLGIAPDEFVVGTVGSLTPHEGIGTLLHAGEELIRRGVPLRLLIVGDGPERAGLERLAARLGLDDRVALFTGRVPHAQVRDLHAVLDVFAVPRTDERVCHLVTPLKPVEAMASGVPVAASDVTALRELVEHEVNGKLIKPESPHSWADELEILLYSRNRRSEWGAAARAMVARDRTWKRVAATTRDAYRALGCLDAG from the coding sequence ATGTACAGCAATATCCGTTACGCCCCCCGCGCTCTCAGTCTGGCCGCCTCGGTAGCCCTTGGCGAACTGCGCCAGGACCCGCTGCGGGCGGCGCTGCTCGCCGTACGCCTGCTGCCGGGGCGCGTCCGGCGTGGGCTGCTGCCGCTCGAACGGCGGCTCGCCGCACACGCCCGCACCGCGGGACCCGCGGCGACGCCCTCCGGCGCCCGGGTGCCCGCGCCACCCGGGCGCCGGTTTCACCCCGTACCGGGCCGGGTGCTCCACCTGGTCACCAACGGGCTGCCGTTCCGGCACGCCGGCTACACCGTGCGCACGCAGAAGCTCGCCGAAGCCCAGCTGGCGGCCGGGCTGGAGCCTCATGTCGTGACCCGGATCGGCTTCCCCGTGACGCAGGGGGTGCTGGACGCCCGCCCGTCGCAGCATGTGGGCGGGGTGCCGCAGCACCGGCTGCTGCCGCTGCGGCTGCCGTACGGGCAGGCCGCGGCGCTGGCGCGGAACGCCGAACTGGCCGCCGGGCTGGTGGAGCGGCTGCGGCCCGCCGTGCTGCATGCCGCGTCCGACCACGGCAACGGGCGCGTGGCGCTCGCCCTGCGGGAGACCTTCGGGCTGCCGGTGGTCTACGAGGTGCGGGGCTTCCTGGAGGAGACGTGGCTGACGCAGGCGCCGGGCCGCGGCCGGGACGACGAGACGTACCGGGCGCGGCGCGCCCTGGAGACGTTCTGCATGCGTGAGGCCGACGTGGTGCTGACGCTGGGCGAGGCGATGAAGGCCGAGATCGTCGGCCGTGGAGTGCCCGAGGAACGGGTCCTGATCGCGCCCAACGCCGTGGACGACGACTTTCTGGGCCCGTTGCCGGAGGGGGCGCCGGTGCGGGCCCGGCTCGGCATCGCGCCGGACGAGTTCGTCGTGGGCACGGTCGGCAGTCTCACCCCGCACGAGGGGATCGGCACATTGCTCCATGCGGGTGAAGAGCTGATCCGGCGTGGAGTCCCGCTGCGGCTGCTGATCGTCGGCGACGGTCCGGAGCGTGCCGGGCTGGAGCGACTGGCCGCCCGGCTGGGCCTGGACGACCGGGTCGCCCTGTTCACCGGCCGGGTGCCGCACGCCCAAGTGCGGGATCTCCACGCCGTGTTGGACGTGTTCGCGGTGCCCCGCACCGACGAGCGCGTGTGCCATCTGGTGACCCCTCTCAAGCCGGTCGAGGCGATGGCGAGCGGTGTCCCCGTGGCCGCCAGTGACGTCACCGCACTGAGAGAACTGGTCGAACACGAGGTGAACGGGAAGCTAATCAAGCCTGAATCGCCACATTCCTGGGCTGATGAGCTGGAAATACTCCTTTACAGTCGAAATCGGCGTTCTGAGTGGGGAGCAGCCGCCCGCGCGATGGTCGCGCGTGACCGCACCTGGAAGCGGGTCGCCGCCACAACCCGTGACGCGTACCGCGCCCTTGGATGCCTTGATGCGGGGTGA
- the wecB gene encoding non-hydrolyzing UDP-N-acetylglucosamine 2-epimerase, protein MQRAPEAEATSMNGCVLHVVGTRPNFVKAAPVVAALGAAGCDQVLVHTGQHYDERMSDIFFRQLGLPEPDTDLGVGSGSHARQIADLLVALEAELTARAPALVTVYGDVNSTLAAALVAARGGVPVAHVEAGLRSFDMTMPEEANRRLVDQLAELLFVTSPEAVGHLAREGIAAERVHFVGNPMIDTLLTHLEHFDPAAARAAHRLPERYGVVTLHRPANVDDPAAAGAAARVLTEAARHLDLAVPLHPRGRAALSAAGLAHAPGVHLLDPLGYVEFMSLMRGAAAVITDSGGVQEETTVLGVPCLTLRTTTERPVTVTHGTNRLVTHGELVPALRKLLDGGGAPSAEGPPLWDGRAGGRIARVITAWLERHG, encoded by the coding sequence ATGCAGCGTGCCCCGGAGGCGGAGGCAACATCGATGAACGGCTGCGTACTCCATGTGGTCGGCACCCGGCCCAACTTCGTCAAGGCCGCACCGGTCGTCGCCGCCCTCGGCGCGGCGGGCTGCGACCAGGTGCTCGTCCACACCGGGCAGCACTACGACGAGCGGATGTCGGACATCTTCTTCCGGCAACTCGGCCTGCCCGAACCCGACACCGACCTCGGCGTCGGCTCGGGCAGCCACGCCCGGCAGATCGCCGACCTGCTGGTGGCCCTGGAGGCCGAACTGACCGCCCGCGCACCCGCCCTGGTCACGGTGTACGGCGATGTGAACTCGACGCTGGCCGCCGCGCTCGTCGCCGCCCGAGGGGGCGTCCCGGTGGCGCATGTCGAGGCCGGGCTGCGCAGCTTCGACATGACGATGCCGGAGGAGGCCAACCGGCGTCTGGTCGACCAGCTGGCGGAGCTGTTGTTCGTCACCAGCCCCGAGGCCGTCGGCCACCTCGCCCGCGAGGGGATCGCCGCCGAGCGGGTGCACTTCGTCGGCAACCCGATGATCGACACCCTGCTCACCCATCTGGAGCATTTCGACCCGGCGGCCGCCCGTGCCGCCCACCGACTGCCCGAGCGCTACGGCGTCGTCACGCTGCACCGGCCCGCCAATGTGGACGACCCGGCGGCCGCCGGGGCCGCCGCCCGTGTCCTGACCGAGGCCGCCCGCCATCTCGACCTGGCCGTACCGCTGCACCCACGCGGCCGGGCGGCGCTGAGCGCGGCGGGCCTCGCGCACGCACCGGGCGTCCACCTCCTCGACCCGCTCGGCTACGTCGAGTTCATGAGCCTCATGCGCGGCGCCGCCGCGGTGATCACCGACTCGGGCGGCGTACAGGAGGAGACGACCGTCCTGGGCGTGCCGTGCCTGACCCTGCGGACCACGACCGAACGCCCCGTCACGGTCACCCACGGCACCAACCGGCTTGTCACGCACGGGGAGTTGGTGCCCGCGCTCCGCAAGCTCCTGGACGGCGGGGGAGCGCCGTCCGCGGAGGGGCCGCCCCTGTGGGACGGCCGGGCGGGCGGCCGGATCGCCCGCGTGATCACCGCGTGGCTGGAGCGCCATGGCTGA
- a CDS encoding bifunctional 2-polyprenyl-6-hydroxyphenol methylase/3-demethylubiquinol 3-O-methyltransferase UbiG codes for MADDTRTCTRTYWDARHSDHDELASGGHLGLDRPGNEIFYAQRLGTLLSLIGDLSSPAAPLFVLDAGCGKGYFARALARCGHRVDAFDISPPAVDHARAEAGGPRYAVAALDEWRSPWPYDIVVCVDVLFHVPDDQAWAAGLRNMASLIRVTGRLIVTDISTDISTGSSSDIVSDEATAEHTPHGAPIVHRPVAAYRAELEPLGLRHTLSRPYGFRENRVGFHVFTRTR; via the coding sequence ATGGCTGACGACACGCGGACCTGCACGCGAACTTACTGGGACGCCCGCCACAGCGACCACGACGAGCTCGCCTCCGGCGGGCACCTCGGGCTCGACCGTCCGGGCAACGAGATCTTCTACGCCCAGCGGCTCGGCACCCTGCTCTCCCTCATCGGCGACCTGTCCAGCCCCGCCGCCCCGCTGTTCGTGCTCGACGCGGGCTGCGGCAAGGGGTACTTCGCCCGCGCCCTGGCCCGCTGCGGCCATCGGGTCGACGCCTTCGACATCAGCCCGCCCGCCGTCGACCACGCCCGCGCCGAGGCCGGCGGCCCGCGTTATGCCGTCGCCGCGCTCGACGAGTGGCGCAGTCCGTGGCCGTACGACATCGTGGTCTGCGTGGACGTCCTGTTCCATGTACCGGACGACCAGGCGTGGGCGGCCGGTCTGCGCAACATGGCCTCCCTCATCCGCGTAACCGGCCGCCTGATCGTCACCGACATCTCCACCGACATCTCCACCGGCAGCTCCAGCGACATCGTCAGCGACGAGGCCACCGCCGAGCACACGCCCCACGGCGCCCCCATCGTGCACCGCCCGGTCGCCGCCTACCGCGCCGAACTCGAGCCGCTCGGCCTGCGGCACACCCTCTCCAGGCCGTACGGCTTCCGGGAGAACCGGGTCGGCTTCCACGTCTTCACGAGGACCCGCTGA
- a CDS encoding glycosyltransferase encodes MSRTLRALVYGDVDLNLIDGSAVWAQSTVQALSRAGCESRLVLKAPVRTGRLTDPLAELPGVTLVRPHEERLLPGLADRPMSPVQAAHVLTGLDEDEPCDLLVLRGRRLVTRIVADGRFDGRIWAYLTDIPQSAAEMTEAARAELALIAEASQRLLCQTEELRCFLETWVPESCGKCVLSPPAVPEPGFPLPDRDGPHDPLRLVYTGKFAPRWNTLPMTRLPELLAERGVPAELHTVGDKIHDDATHPSFQADMARALAGTPGVHHHGGQPREEAMRIAADCDVGLGWRDPVLDSSLELSTKVLEFGALGLPVVLNRTPAHEALLGVDYPLFVPGRAGLDDAAEAVARAVREPQARRLAADRCREAARHHTLDGAAARWRAHLDRAFLGAPAAVTARRRPLRVGVAGHDLKFLTRLLDHFRSLPGLEVRVDAWPALSRHDPDASRELADWADVVVVEWCGPAAVWYSRHKRRGSRLVVRLHRFELDAAWPRQVDIDAVDRVVCVSPYYARRTREHTGWPASKVVVVPNWVDTDQLDRPKAPGARHRLGMIGIAPSRKRLDLGLDVLEALRARDRRWHLSVKSKPPWEYWWIWNKPEEREHYDAVLRRMQTSPLLEGAVVFDTFGPDVAGWLRRVGHVLSTSDDESFHLAPAEGMASGAVPSLLPWPGADEIYDRRWIHDTPEAMAEAIAALGEDGWHSAADLARTQVREGFSLERVAETWTELLVAG; translated from the coding sequence ATGAGCCGTACGCTGCGGGCGCTCGTCTACGGCGACGTGGACCTCAACCTCATCGACGGCTCCGCCGTGTGGGCGCAGTCGACGGTGCAGGCCCTGTCCCGGGCGGGCTGCGAGAGCCGGCTCGTCCTCAAGGCCCCCGTCCGAACGGGCCGGTTGACCGATCCGCTGGCCGAGCTGCCCGGGGTCACCCTGGTGCGTCCGCACGAGGAGCGGCTGCTGCCGGGCCTCGCCGACCGGCCCATGTCGCCGGTGCAGGCCGCACACGTGCTCACCGGGCTCGACGAGGACGAACCCTGCGACCTGCTGGTGCTGCGCGGTCGGCGGCTGGTGACGCGGATCGTGGCCGACGGCCGGTTCGACGGGCGGATCTGGGCCTACCTCACCGACATCCCGCAGTCCGCCGCCGAGATGACCGAGGCGGCCCGCGCGGAACTCGCCCTCATCGCCGAGGCCTCGCAGCGGCTTCTGTGCCAGACCGAGGAGCTGCGCTGCTTCCTGGAGACCTGGGTGCCCGAGTCCTGCGGCAAGTGCGTGCTCAGCCCGCCCGCCGTGCCCGAGCCGGGCTTCCCGCTGCCGGACCGGGACGGACCCCACGATCCGCTGCGCCTCGTCTACACCGGCAAGTTCGCACCCCGGTGGAACACCCTGCCCATGACCCGGCTGCCGGAGCTGCTCGCCGAGCGAGGCGTCCCCGCCGAACTGCACACCGTCGGCGACAAGATCCACGACGATGCGACCCACCCCTCCTTCCAGGCCGACATGGCGCGGGCGCTGGCCGGCACGCCCGGCGTCCACCACCACGGCGGACAGCCGCGCGAGGAGGCCATGCGCATCGCCGCGGACTGCGACGTGGGCCTCGGCTGGCGCGACCCGGTGCTCGACTCCAGCCTCGAACTGTCCACCAAGGTCCTGGAGTTCGGGGCGCTGGGCCTGCCCGTGGTGCTCAACCGCACACCGGCGCACGAGGCGTTGCTCGGCGTCGACTATCCGCTGTTCGTGCCCGGACGCGCCGGACTCGACGACGCCGCCGAAGCCGTCGCGCGGGCCGTCCGCGAGCCGCAGGCCCGTCGCCTCGCGGCCGACCGCTGCCGCGAGGCCGCCCGGCACCACACCCTGGACGGGGCGGCCGCCCGCTGGCGGGCCCACCTCGACCGCGCCTTCCTCGGCGCCCCCGCAGCGGTGACGGCCCGCCGACGACCCCTGCGTGTGGGCGTCGCCGGGCACGACCTGAAGTTCCTCACCCGACTCCTCGACCACTTCCGCTCGCTGCCCGGTCTGGAGGTACGGGTCGATGCCTGGCCCGCGTTGTCCCGCCACGACCCGGACGCGAGCCGTGAACTCGCCGACTGGGCGGACGTGGTGGTCGTCGAGTGGTGCGGCCCGGCCGCCGTCTGGTACAGCCGCCACAAGCGGCGCGGCAGCCGGCTCGTCGTACGGCTGCACCGCTTCGAGCTGGATGCCGCTTGGCCCCGCCAGGTCGACATCGACGCCGTCGACCGGGTGGTGTGCGTCAGCCCGTACTACGCCCGCCGCACCCGCGAGCACACCGGCTGGCCCGCCTCGAAGGTCGTGGTCGTCCCCAACTGGGTGGACACCGACCAGCTCGACCGCCCGAAGGCCCCGGGCGCCCGCCACCGCCTCGGCATGATCGGCATCGCGCCCAGCCGCAAACGCCTCGACCTCGGCCTCGACGTGCTGGAGGCGCTGCGCGCCCGGGACCGGCGCTGGCATCTGTCGGTCAAGTCGAAGCCGCCCTGGGAGTACTGGTGGATCTGGAACAAGCCCGAGGAACGTGAGCACTACGACGCCGTACTGCGCCGTATGCAGACCTCGCCGCTCCTGGAAGGGGCCGTCGTCTTCGACACGTTCGGGCCGGACGTGGCGGGCTGGCTGCGGCGGGTCGGGCATGTGCTGTCCACCAGCGACGACGAGAGCTTCCACCTCGCGCCCGCCGAGGGCATGGCCTCCGGCGCCGTGCCCTCGCTGCTGCCGTGGCCCGGGGCGGACGAGATCTACGACCGGCGCTGGATCCACGACACCCCCGAGGCGATGGCCGAGGCGATCGCCGCACTCGGCGAGGACGGCTGGCACTCCGCCGCCGACCTTGCCCGCACCCAGGTACGGGAGGGCTTCTCACTGGAGCGGGTCGCCGAGACCTGGACGGAGCTGCTCGTGGCGGGGTGA
- a CDS encoding MFS transporter, with product MSVRVPHAPPGQPKKAATAAWIGSALEYYDFFIYGSAAALIFPEVFFDESDPATATLLSLATFGVAYAARPVGALFLGHFGDRMGRKKIMVFTLILMGVSTFLIGCLPTRDQVGTLAPVLLVLCRVLQGISAAGEQASANSMTLEHAPPHRRGFFTSFTLSGTQGGQLLATLVFIPIAALPEEQLLSWGWRVPFWMSIAVAVVGYVIRRKLEETPAFEQQAATEGVPKMPLAILMREHWADVLRVIGGALVASVSTIFTVWALSYATSDSVGMSKSSMLWVGALANLVALAAIPLWATLSDRIGRRPVYLIGAAGSAVMMFLYLWSISTGSYPLTLLLGIVTFGVVYSAANGVWPSFYGEMFSTRVRLSGMAIGTQIGFAVAGFAVTFAAQIAGPNGDDWSSVALFTAALCVPPVVAALSARETAKIPTELLGERTAQQAAQPESVTA from the coding sequence GTGTCCGTCCGTGTCCCCCATGCCCCGCCGGGGCAGCCGAAGAAGGCCGCGACCGCTGCCTGGATCGGCAGCGCCCTGGAGTACTACGACTTCTTCATCTACGGCAGCGCGGCGGCGCTGATCTTCCCCGAGGTCTTCTTCGACGAGTCCGACCCGGCGACCGCCACCCTGCTGTCGCTGGCCACGTTCGGCGTGGCGTACGCCGCGCGGCCGGTCGGGGCGCTGTTCCTCGGTCACTTCGGCGACCGGATGGGCCGTAAGAAGATCATGGTCTTCACGCTGATCCTGATGGGCGTGTCGACGTTCCTCATCGGCTGTCTGCCGACCCGCGACCAGGTCGGCACCCTGGCACCCGTCCTGCTGGTGCTGTGCCGGGTGCTGCAGGGCATCTCGGCGGCGGGCGAGCAGGCCAGCGCCAACTCGATGACCCTGGAACACGCGCCACCACATCGGCGCGGCTTCTTCACCAGCTTCACGCTGAGCGGCACACAGGGCGGGCAGCTGCTGGCCACCCTGGTCTTCATCCCGATCGCCGCGCTGCCGGAGGAGCAGTTGCTGTCGTGGGGCTGGCGGGTTCCGTTCTGGATGAGCATCGCGGTCGCCGTCGTCGGTTATGTCATCCGCCGCAAGCTGGAGGAGACGCCGGCCTTCGAGCAGCAGGCCGCGACCGAGGGCGTCCCCAAGATGCCGCTCGCGATACTGATGCGGGAGCACTGGGCGGATGTGCTGCGGGTGATCGGCGGTGCGCTGGTCGCCTCGGTCAGCACGATCTTCACGGTGTGGGCGCTGTCGTACGCCACGAGCGACTCGGTCGGGATGAGCAAGTCCTCCATGCTGTGGGTGGGCGCTCTCGCCAACCTGGTCGCCCTCGCCGCGATCCCGCTGTGGGCCACCCTGTCGGACCGCATCGGGCGCCGCCCGGTGTACCTGATCGGCGCGGCCGGCAGCGCGGTGATGATGTTCCTCTACCTGTGGTCGATCTCGACCGGCTCCTACCCGCTGACCCTGCTGCTGGGCATCGTCACCTTCGGTGTGGTCTACAGCGCCGCGAACGGCGTGTGGCCCTCCTTCTACGGCGAGATGTTCTCCACCCGGGTCCGCCTGTCCGGCATGGCCATCGGCACCCAGATCGGCTTCGCGGTCGCCGGCTTCGCGGTCACCTTCGCCGCGCAGATCGCCGGCCCGAACGGCGACGACTGGTCCTCGGTGGCCCTGTTCACGGCCGCCCTGTGCGTGCCGCCGGTCGTGGCCGCCCTCTCGGCCCGCGAGACCGCCAAGATCCCGACGGAGCTGCTCGGCGAGCGCACGGCCCAGCAGGCCGCGCAGCCGGAGTCGGTGACGGCCTGA
- a CDS encoding TetR/AcrR family transcriptional regulator: MTSVDEPARPNGRIRDAARTQAEILDVATQEFARVGFAGARVDDIAARTRTTKRMIYYYFGGKEQLFTAVLERAYGVIREAEQQLDVEHLDPVAAIRRLAELTFDHHEQHPDFIRLVSIENIHGAEHIAASEKLGKIGSPALDVIRRILESGQQSGLFTADVDAVDLHAMISSFCFFRVANRHTFGALFGRDLVDPAQREHYRAMLGDMVIAYLTAERAAD; this comes from the coding sequence ATGACCAGCGTCGACGAACCGGCACGACCCAACGGACGGATCCGTGACGCCGCCCGCACCCAGGCCGAGATCCTGGACGTCGCGACGCAGGAGTTCGCCCGGGTCGGCTTCGCCGGGGCCCGCGTCGACGACATCGCCGCCCGCACCCGCACCACGAAGCGGATGATCTACTACTACTTCGGCGGCAAGGAGCAGCTGTTCACGGCCGTGCTGGAGCGCGCGTACGGCGTGATCCGGGAGGCCGAGCAGCAGCTCGACGTCGAGCACCTGGACCCGGTCGCGGCCATCCGCCGGCTGGCCGAGCTGACCTTCGACCACCACGAGCAGCACCCCGACTTCATCCGCCTGGTCAGCATCGAGAACATCCACGGGGCCGAGCACATCGCCGCCTCCGAGAAGCTCGGCAAGATCGGCTCACCGGCGCTGGACGTGATCCGCCGGATCCTGGAGTCGGGGCAGCAGTCCGGCCTGTTCACGGCCGACGTCGACGCCGTCGACCTGCACGCGATGATCAGCTCCTTCTGCTTCTTCCGGGTCGCCAACCGGCACACCTTCGGCGCCCTGTTCGGCCGCGACCTGGTGGATCCGGCCCAGCGCGAGCACTACCGCGCGATGCTCGGCGACATGGTGATCGCGTACCTGACCGCGGAGCGCGCGGCGGACTGA